A window of the Mucilaginibacter sp. cycad4 genome harbors these coding sequences:
- a CDS encoding DUF6438 domain-containing protein — translation MKHNILFLIFITFVLSSCHSSNYGQRKNEITKIEIATGGCFGPCQSTVTSIDSSLEYRYFGGDTYFSLPPDGAKEGKLKGFYSGKISQGFWDTLNIKFENINYKHLDTSYQHSVDDQGLEIFIHYGNKVKHIMAQSASLPNTAAEVFYYVINSYKTVKPKLPKDTFLFESQVQRPIPMPDVRKVKFLPPLKKN, via the coding sequence ATGAAGCACAATATTCTATTTCTGATTTTTATAACTTTTGTGTTATCCTCTTGCCATAGTAGTAATTATGGGCAAAGAAAAAATGAGATTACTAAAATCGAGATAGCTACCGGTGGATGCTTCGGCCCTTGTCAGTCAACTGTAACAAGCATTGACAGTTCGCTCGAATATAGATATTTTGGTGGAGATACTTACTTTTCTTTGCCACCAGATGGGGCTAAAGAAGGCAAACTTAAAGGATTCTATTCAGGCAAAATAAGCCAGGGATTTTGGGATACTTTAAATATTAAATTTGAGAATATCAATTACAAGCATCTTGATACCTCTTATCAGCATTCTGTAGATGATCAAGGCTTAGAGATATTCATTCATTACGGCAACAAAGTCAAACATATAATGGCCCAGTCGGCCAGTTTGCCAAATACTGCAGCTGAGGTATTTTATTATGTGATTAATAGCTATAAAACTGTAAAGCCTAAATTGCCCAAGGATACATTTCTATTCGAATCACAAGTGCAACGTCCTATTCCGATGCCGGACGTTCGTAAGGTTAAGTTCCTACCTCCATTAAAAAAGAATTAA
- a CDS encoding ABC-F family ATP-binding cassette domain-containing protein, producing the protein MINVNNISVSFGGTTLFSDVTFSINENDKIALMGKNGAGKSTILKIIAGAAKPTTGNVTGPKDAVIAYLPQHLLTQDNVTVFEETMKAFDEANQMQKELDEVNEQLNIRTDYDSDDYMKLIERVSELSEKVYSQEEVNYDAEVEKVLKGLGFERKDFSRQTSEFSGGWRMRIELAKILLKKPDLILLDEPTNHMDIDSIQWLEDFLVNSAKAVMVISHDRTFVDNITNRTIEVTMGRIYDYRAKYSHYLQLRADRRVHQLKAYEEQQRFIADNQEFIDRFRGTYSKTLQVQSRVKMLEKLEVIEIDEVDTSALRLKFPPSPRSGQYPVMVEELTKTYGDHVVFQNAAMVIERGEKVAFVGKNGEGKSTMIKAIMGEIDFEGSLKVGHNAKIGYFAQNQAALLDENLTVFETIDQIPLSDGTVKIKDLLGAFMFSGDDTTKKVKVLSGGEKTRLAMIKLLLEPVNVLILDEPTNHLDMKTKDIIKDALRDFDGTLILVSHDRDFLDGLVQKVFEFGNKRVREHFEDIKGFLAYKKMDSLKQIEQG; encoded by the coding sequence GTGATTAATGTCAACAACATCTCCGTTTCATTTGGCGGAACCACCCTATTTAGTGACGTAACCTTCTCTATAAACGAGAATGATAAGATAGCCCTGATGGGCAAAAACGGCGCAGGCAAGTCGACTATCCTCAAGATCATCGCCGGCGCCGCCAAACCTACTACCGGCAATGTAACCGGCCCCAAGGACGCGGTAATAGCGTATTTGCCGCAGCACCTGCTTACCCAGGATAACGTTACCGTTTTTGAGGAAACAATGAAAGCTTTTGACGAGGCCAATCAAATGCAAAAAGAACTGGACGAAGTGAATGAGCAGCTCAACATCCGCACCGATTATGACAGTGACGACTACATGAAGCTGATTGAACGGGTATCGGAACTGAGCGAAAAAGTTTATTCGCAGGAAGAGGTGAATTATGATGCAGAGGTAGAGAAGGTACTGAAAGGCTTAGGTTTCGAACGCAAAGACTTCAGCCGTCAAACTTCCGAGTTTTCGGGCGGTTGGCGCATGCGCATCGAGCTGGCCAAAATTCTGTTAAAGAAACCGGACCTGATCTTACTTGATGAGCCTACCAACCACATGGATATCGACAGTATACAATGGCTGGAAGATTTCCTGGTCAACTCGGCAAAGGCAGTCATGGTCATCTCCCACGACCGTACTTTTGTAGATAACATCACCAACCGTACCATTGAGGTAACGATGGGCAGGATCTATGATTACAGGGCCAAATACAGCCATTATCTTCAGTTGCGTGCTGACCGCCGGGTACATCAACTCAAAGCCTACGAGGAACAGCAACGTTTTATTGCCGATAACCAGGAATTTATTGACAGGTTCAGAGGTACGTACTCTAAAACTTTACAGGTACAGTCGCGCGTGAAAATGCTCGAAAAACTTGAGGTTATCGAGATCGATGAAGTGGATACTTCTGCATTGCGGTTGAAGTTTCCACCGTCACCACGTTCGGGCCAATATCCGGTAATGGTTGAGGAGCTGACAAAAACCTATGGCGATCATGTGGTGTTCCAGAATGCAGCTATGGTGATTGAACGGGGCGAAAAAGTGGCATTTGTTGGTAAAAATGGTGAAGGTAAATCAACCATGATCAAAGCCATCATGGGAGAGATCGATTTTGAAGGAAGTTTAAAAGTAGGTCACAACGCCAAAATCGGGTACTTTGCCCAAAACCAGGCGGCTTTATTAGACGAGAACTTAACAGTATTTGAAACCATCGACCAAATTCCCCTAAGTGACGGCACCGTAAAGATCAAAGATCTTTTGGGTGCATTTATGTTCAGCGGCGATGATACCACCAAAAAGGTTAAGGTACTTTCGGGTGGAGAGAAGACCCGTTTAGCCATGATCAAGCTGTTGTTGGAGCCTGTAAACGTATTGATCCTGGATGAGCCGACAAATCATTTGGATATGAAGACCAAAGACATCATCAAAGACGCCCTGAGGGATTTTGACGGGACACTGATCCTTGTATCTCACGACCGTGATTTCCTTGACGGACTGGTACAAAAAGTATTTGAGTTCGGCAATAAACGCGTCCGCGAACATTTTGAGGATATCAAGGGCTTTTTGGCTTATAAGAAAATGGATAGTTTGAAGCAGATTGAGCAGGGGTAA